The following are encoded in a window of Cydia strobilella chromosome 1, ilCydStro3.1, whole genome shotgun sequence genomic DNA:
- the LOC134747707 gene encoding lipase 3-like, with the protein MCPLRPDGLLVLLLIASFNSGHRVTSSNKLNLNINFTDTATAYGYESEEHTVATEDGYLLKLFRITKGAKCMEPRRRTPVLLMHGLLLSADCWLDAGPDAGLAFLLSDSCFDTWVGNVRGTYYSREHLHLDPGKSRFWKFSVDEIGFYDIPGLIEYVLRNTGVKQLNYIGYSQGAGTFFIMCSERPGYCDKAKIMIALAPATRQLNTKSVVFRTVPLIIQDQNHFLQSLGIWELFARRLPAYEFFSHLCQNDQASSFCEWVLGMLDAPHSRSISRNTLKTLYKHVLAGTSTQNMARYGQSMLDPAFTKYNYGREKNRKLYGSDRPPEYDLGAVSVPVVLIYGKNDGIVDVKDVQWLKSKLPNVIESIPVKDKYWTHLDMAYSQNTNVMIFQDIRKFLLQYD; encoded by the coding sequence ATGTGCCCGCTAAGGCCCGACGGATTATTGGTGCTCTTATTAATAGCATCCTTCAACTCGGGACACCGAGTGACCAGTTCAAATAAActcaatttaaatataaatttcacGGACACTGCGACTGCATACGGATATGAGTCTGAAGAGCATACAGTGGCTACAGAAGATGGTTACTTGCTGAAGCTTTTTCGGATAACGAAAGGTGCGAAATGCATGGAGCCGAGGCGGCGCACGCCGGTGCTGTTGATGCATGGGCTGCTGCTCAGCGCCGACTGCTGGTTGGATGCCGGGCCCGACGCCGGCCTGGCCTTCCTTCTTTCTGACTCCTGCTTCGACACttgggtcggcaacgtgcgAGGCACGTACTACTCCCGTGAACATCTCCATCTCGACCCAGGTAAAAGCCGCTTTTGGAAGTTCTCCGTCGACGAAATCGGATTTTACGATATCCCTGGATTAATCGAGTACGTTTTAAGAAACACCGGCGTGAAGCAGCTCAACTACATCGGATATTCTCAAGGAGCAGGCACTTTCTTCATCATGTGCTCAGAAAGGCCAGGCTATTGTGATAAAGCGAAGATAATGATCGCTTTAGCGCCTGCTACCAGACAGTTGAACACGAAATCTGTAGTGTTCAGAACGGTCCCGCTAATTATTCAGGACCAAAACCATTTTCTGCAATCACTCGGCATTTGGGAGTTGTTCGCGAGAAGATTACCGGCTTATGAATTTTTCAGTCATTTATGTCAAAACGATCAAGCCTCCAGCTTCTGCGAGTGGGTTTTAGGTATGTTAGACGCACCTCATTCACGGTCGATTTCGAGGAACactttaaaaactttgtacaaaCATGTGTTAGCGGGTACTTCCACACAGAACATGGCTCGCTACGGCCAAAGTATGCTGGATCCGGCATTTACTAAATACAATTATGGAAGagagaaaaacagaaaactgTACGGAAGTGATCGTCCCCCTGAATATGATTTGGGAGCGGTGAGTGTCCCTGTGGTGTTGATTTACGGTAAAAACGATGGAATAGTGGACGTGAAGGATGTGCAGTGGTTGAAGAGTAAGCTACCGAACGTTATAGAGTCGATACCAGTGAAAGACAAGTATTGGACTCACTTAGACATGGCATATAGTCAAAACACGAATGTTATGATATTTCAGGATATCCGTAAATTTTTATTGCAGTATGATTGA